From Providencia sp. R33, a single genomic window includes:
- the kdsC gene encoding 3-deoxy-manno-octulosonate-8-phosphatase KdsC gives MSSQNLNTCYGPVATSVIEKAAKIKLLICDVDGVMSDGLVYMGNNGEELKAFNVRDGYGIRCLLTSDIEVAIITGRKAKLLEDRAQTLGITYLYQGQSDKLLAYRELLDTLQLAEDEVAYIGDDLIDWPVMARVGLSVAVADAHPLLLPKANYVTRIGGGKGAVRELCDLILLSQGKLEEAKGLSI, from the coding sequence ATGAGTTCTCAAAACTTGAACACCTGCTACGGCCCCGTTGCCACTTCCGTCATCGAAAAAGCCGCTAAAATTAAGCTGCTCATTTGCGATGTCGATGGCGTGATGTCCGATGGTTTGGTGTATATGGGGAATAATGGTGAAGAGCTCAAAGCCTTTAATGTGCGTGATGGATATGGTATTCGTTGCCTATTAACGTCCGATATTGAAGTCGCCATTATTACTGGCAGAAAAGCCAAGCTCCTCGAAGATAGAGCACAAACTTTAGGCATTACATATCTTTACCAAGGCCAAAGCGATAAGCTTTTGGCGTATCGTGAACTGTTAGATACACTACAACTAGCAGAAGACGAAGTGGCTTATATTGGCGACGACCTCATCGACTGGCCTGTTATGGCGCGAGTTGGGTTATCTGTCGCTGTTGCGGATGCGCATCCGCTACTATTACCGAAAGCAAATTACGTGACGCGTATCGGTGGTGGTAAGGGCGCAGTACGTGAACTTTGTGACCTGATCCTTCTTTCCCAAGGTAAATTGGAAGAAGCGAAAGGCTTATCGATATAA
- the lptC gene encoding LPS export ABC transporter periplasmic protein LptC, translating into MSNAKKWLIIILSLVALGLIGWNLAGNDASDSQEKVINDGQPNYQTDDSVTYVYNPTGNLAYKLVSDKIDNYTEGKITWFSKPVLTTYNEAGVPTWTVTAFKARLTNDRVLYLYSDVQVDSLTKESQIQRITTESAVVNLTTQDVSSDDKVTIIGHGLNSTGLKMKGNLRTRTAELIEDVKTHYVLQPEEHQNESSN; encoded by the coding sequence ATGAGCAATGCGAAGAAGTGGTTAATCATTATTTTGTCCTTGGTTGCGTTAGGGCTTATTGGCTGGAATTTAGCAGGCAATGACGCATCTGACTCACAGGAGAAAGTAATCAATGATGGGCAACCTAATTATCAAACTGATGATTCAGTGACTTACGTCTATAACCCAACAGGAAATCTAGCGTATAAACTCGTTTCGGATAAAATTGATAATTATACCGAAGGGAAAATCACGTGGTTTTCGAAACCCGTTTTAACTACTTATAACGAAGCTGGCGTGCCTACATGGACAGTCACAGCCTTCAAAGCAAGGTTAACAAACGACAGGGTACTTTACCTGTACAGTGATGTCCAAGTCGATAGCTTAACAAAAGAGTCGCAGATACAACGAATTACAACTGAAAGTGCAGTTGTCAATTTGACAACACAAGACGTTTCATCCGACGATAAAGTGACCATTATTGGGCACGGTCTTAATTCTACTGGTTTGAAAATGAAGGGAAATCTTCGTACTAGAACCGCAGAATTAATCGAGGATGTGAAAACTCATTATGTGTTACAACCGGAAGAGCATCAAAATGAATCAAGTAACTAA
- the lptA gene encoding lipopolysaccharide ABC transporter substrate-binding protein LptA, producing the protein MNQVTKKRFIQGAVASAILALSLPAMALKSDTQQPMTINSVKQSLDLEKNVTTFTDDVVIKQGSIDIRANKVVVTRPSSDSDKIVIEAFGNPVTFYQLQDDGKPIKGHANKARYEVDKQLVTLTGGAYLEQLDSNIKGDKITYVVPTQQMEAFSDKGKRVTTVILPAQLQEKGPAANNSSATTGKSK; encoded by the coding sequence ATGAATCAAGTAACTAAGAAGCGTTTTATTCAAGGAGCGGTTGCCAGTGCAATTTTGGCTCTTAGCCTCCCAGCGATGGCATTAAAAAGTGACACCCAGCAGCCGATGACGATTAACTCGGTCAAACAATCTCTTGATTTAGAAAAGAACGTCACCACATTTACCGATGACGTTGTGATTAAACAAGGCTCTATTGATATTCGTGCTAACAAAGTGGTTGTAACACGTCCAAGCAGCGACTCGGATAAAATTGTAATCGAAGCTTTCGGTAACCCTGTGACGTTTTACCAATTACAAGATGACGGCAAACCAATCAAAGGCCATGCAAACAAAGCGCGCTATGAAGTGGATAAACAGCTCGTCACTTTAACGGGTGGTGCGTATTTAGAGCAGCTAGACAGCAACATCAAAGGCGATAAAATCACCTATGTTGTGCCAACACAGCAAATGGAAGCCTTTAGTGATAAAGGCAAGCGCGTGACTACCGTGATTTTACCTGCGCAATTGCAAGAAAAAGGCCCAGCAGCAAACAATTCATCAGCAACTACGGGTAAGAGTAAATAA
- the lptB gene encoding LPS export ABC transporter ATP-binding protein encodes MATLTAENLAKSYKKRKVVEDVSLEVKSGEIVGLLGPNGAGKTTTFYMVVGIVQRDAGKILIDGEDISLLPLHERARRGIGYLPQEASIFRRLSVYDNLMAVLEIREDLTSQQRKERAEELMEEFSITHLRDSMGQSLSGGERRRVEIARALAANPKFILLDEPFAGVDPISVLDIKKIIQHLRDYGLGVLITDHNVRETLDVCERAYIVSQGHLIAHGTPTMILENEQVKRVYLGEGFRL; translated from the coding sequence ATGGCGACACTAACCGCAGAGAATCTGGCTAAATCCTATAAAAAACGCAAGGTTGTTGAAGATGTCAGCCTTGAAGTTAAATCAGGCGAAATTGTTGGCCTGTTAGGGCCAAATGGTGCCGGTAAAACCACCACCTTTTATATGGTTGTGGGTATTGTTCAGCGGGATGCGGGCAAAATTCTAATTGATGGTGAAGATATCAGCTTACTGCCACTGCATGAACGTGCACGTCGAGGTATTGGCTACCTACCTCAAGAAGCCTCTATTTTCCGTCGCCTTAGCGTTTATGATAACCTGATGGCGGTATTAGAAATCCGCGAAGATTTAACGTCTCAACAACGTAAAGAGCGTGCTGAAGAGTTAATGGAAGAGTTTAGCATCACACATCTTCGCGACAGCATGGGGCAATCCCTTTCAGGTGGTGAACGCCGCCGTGTTGAGATAGCAAGAGCCCTTGCCGCTAACCCAAAATTCATCTTATTGGATGAACCCTTTGCTGGGGTTGACCCAATTTCTGTCTTGGACATTAAAAAAATTATCCAACATTTACGTGACTACGGCCTCGGTGTTTTGATTACCGACCATAATGTCCGTGAAACGTTAGATGTGTGTGAAAGAGCTTATATTGTGAGCCAAGGCCACCTTATCGCTCATGGCACACCAACGATGATCTTGGAAAATGAGCAAGTGAAACGCGTATACCTAGGTGAAGGTTTCCGTTTATAA